gcagaaaataataaattagaaaaaacaaaactagatcTGCTAAATCCaagagctcttaaaaaaaaatcaaaggtcgAACAATGAGAAAAAGCATCTAAAGACAATTAGCAATCAGATTGGGGAATGACAATTgataacagagaaaataaaaacaattataagtGTTGTTtgctcatctccacaaaaaaaatttcaaaaccctgtataaatataagaaaataaaaatagctgaaatTAACCCAAGAGGCAATCAAAAAAATCTAAATAGGCAAATAATTACAATGGGAGAAATTAAGAAAGTTGATAAAGAAcgccctttctttttctcttgagatggagtctcgctgtgttgcccaggctgtagtgcagtggcatgatctaggctcactgcagcctctgcctcccaggttgaagcgattctcctgcctcagcctcccaagtagctaggattacaggcacgagccaccacgcccagctaatttttgtatttttagtagagaaggggtttcgccaagttggctaggctggtctcaaactcctgacctcaagtgaccctcctgcctcggcctcccaaagtgctgggattacaggtgtgggattgctgtgcctggcccagctactctggaggctgaagcaggagaatcactcgaacccaggaggcggaggttgcagtgagccgagatcgcgcgccactgcactccagcctgggcgacggagcgagtctccgtctcaaaaaaaaaaaaaaaatccttagtaAAAGTAGGAATAGCTGCATACATCATAATAGCACAACACTTCGCATTCCTATTAAAGGACAAGACAAATTCTACTATCAACTATTACTGATATTAAATGTCATATTAGTGCaattaaataagagaaaaaagtataaaaggagTAGGCTTTTTTGGCAGATACTGTTATATGGGATGGACAGGAGGGGAAGACATGAAAATCaactaaaatgaaatacataaaaaatcagtaaagagCCTGCTTACGAAAGTGGAAAAACAACAGCTGGGCGGGGTCGCAGGGTGGCGAACGTGAACACGTGGGCATGTGCGTGTGTACGCGGGCACGTGCACGTGCTTTTGGGGCCGACAGACGCGCCAGTTGCCTAGGCGCATGCGTCTGGCTATCCCAGAAGCACCTGCGCCTTCCGGCTCGTGCTTTCCTCAGGCTCGCGCCTTTCTCTGCAGCTCGCGCCTTTTTCTGCAGCTCGCGCCTTTCTCTGCAGCTCGCCCCTTTCTCTGCAGCTCGCGCGTTTCTCTGCAGCTCGCCCCTTCCTCTGCAGCTCGCCCCTTCCTCTGCAGCTCGCCCCTTCCTCTGCAGCTCCCACCTCACTCCCCTCAGCGTTCTTTTTCCCACGGTCTTCCTGTTGCTGCTAACCTAACTAACTCTCAGCCATGGCCTCCAACGAAGATTTCTGCATCACAGAAGACCTGGACATCCCGGCAGAGATTGTGGAGCTCCACGACATCAATGTGGAGCCCCTTCCTATGGAGGACATTCCGACGGAAAGCGTCCAGTACGAGGATGTGGATGGCAATTGGATCTACGGTGGCCACAACCATCCGCCTCTGATGGTGCTGCAGCCGCTCTTCACGAACACGGGCTATGGCGACCACGACCAGGAAATGCTTATGTTGCAGACACAAGAGGAAGTGGTGGGCTATTGCGGCTCAGACAACCAGCTAGGCAACGACTTGGAGGACCAGTTGGCCCTCCCGGATAGCATTGAAGACGAGCACTTCCAGATGACCCTGGCCTCTCTGTCGGCCTCGGCGGCATCAACATCAACCCAGAGCCGCAGCAAAAAGCCCAGCAAAAAGCCCAGCGGCAAGAGTGCCACCACCACTGAGGCCAACCCGGCAGGCAGCAGCTCCAGCGAGGGCACGAGGAAGTGGGAGCAGAAGCAAATGCAGGTCAAAACGCTGGAGGGTGAGTTTTCCGTGACTATGTGGTCCCCTAACGATAACAATGACCAAGGGGCAGTGGGCGAAGGCCAGGCTGAAAACCCACCTGATTATTCCGAGTACTTGAAAGGGAAGAAACTTCCTCCTGAGGGGTTACCAGGCATTGATCTCTCAGATCCTAAACAGCTGGCAGAATTTACTAAAGTGAAGCCCAAAAGGTCCAAAGGAGAACCTCCCAAAACAGTCCCTTGCTCTTATAGCGGCTGCGAAAAGATGTTCAGGGATTACGCCGCCATGAGAAAACATCTCCACATCCACGGGCCCAGAGTCCACGTATGTgcagaatgtggcaaagcttttctTGAGAGCTCAAAGCTGAGACGACACCAGCTGGTCCACACCGGCGAGAAGCCCTTTCTGTGCACATTCGAAGGCTGCGGGAAACGCTTTTCCCTTGATTTCAATTTGCGCACACACTTGCGCATCCACACCGGCGATAAGCCCTTCGTGTGCCCCTTCGATGTTTGCAACAGGAAGTTCGCTCAGTCAACCAACCTGAAAACCCATATTTTAACGCATGTGAAGACCAAAAACAGCCCGTGAAAAGGAGAAGACCCCTCTCAGACTTGGGAATTATCTTCCAGGACTGCGGTAGGGAATAAATATGCCTCTCAAAGTTTTGTATGTTGTttctaagagtttttaaaaaaatgagtcctGCACATTTAAGGTTCGTGTTTTGTTAtagtaaaaatagaatttaaacgtttttaaaaatgtaaaccttGACATAAGATAATAGTGCTAAGATGCCATAGCTTGTTCTGTAACTGTTTTTGTAAAGTTTGGTCCCAACAGGAGAAAAATTCGTAGACTTCACATCAAGAGACGGTTCTTACAAACTGTTTAAAATGGGACTTTTCACATTCTTAGAAATAGGAAGTTCATTTATTGtttacagtgtttttaaaaaacttgttaaAAAATTCAAAGTGTTCATGTTTATACTTTTAGGAATATGCTTAATAAGTCTATGTATGGTTTTTCTGGAGGTTGATAACTTTGGGAAAGATTTACTTTAAAAGAGTGAACAATTATATGCATACGTGAAGTATTTTCCGCTTAAAAAAGTTATATAGGTGTTATTTGTTTTAATCTTGGTTGTATTCTTGGATGTTAACACATCTTGCATTTTAGCTGTATTAGATCATGTAGTATTGATATTAGGTGATTTAATAGTACTAGTTTAAACCtattttagtcattttattttccccaaaatacTACCAGATGctgttgtttagtgtaatttCTTTGCCTGTTCAGTTAAAGTAGTGCTTACTTGTAGaatatattgtgtatatgttGACTTTAACACTTAAGTACAGCCTGTGtaatagaaaaagcaaaataaaacacctctctaaagaaggaaaaaagtagtTTGCCTATATCAGTACAGAAGTTAGAACTAAAGAAAAGGgggagggtgctactggcatctggtgagtgGAGGGAGATCAGGAATGccactaaacatcctacaatgcacagacaGCCCCACGAAACACATAATTATTTGGCTAAAATGCCAATAGTgtcaggtgcaggggctcacgcctgtaatgtcaacactttgggaggccgaggtgggtggatcgcttgagctcaggaattgaacatcagcctgggcaacatggcataactcggtctctaccaaaaataaaaaaattagctgagtgtggggcacacacctgtggtcctggctactcaggaggctgagatgggagaatcactggagctggggaagtcgaggctgcagtgagccgtgatcaagccactgcactccagcctaggtgacagagtaagaccttgtctcaaaaaaaaaaaaagaaagaaagaaagaaaaggggccgGGGGGGGGGCTGGGCCCggggctcttgcctgtaatcccagcactgtgagaggctgaggccggtggatcacttaaggtcaggagttccaagaccagcctgtccaacatggtgaaaccaccccctggctacttaaaaatacaaaaattagccatagaCTTCGTAGACTTCACATCAAGAGACAGTTCTTACAAACTGTGTTTAAAATGGGACTTTTCACATTCTTAGAAATAGGAAGTTCATTTattgtttacaatttttttttaaattgtaaaaaaattcaaaatgtttatgtttatacTTTTAGGAATATGCTTAATAAGTCTATGGTTTTTCTGGAGGTTGATAACTTTGGGAAAGATTTACTTTAAAAGAGTGAACAATTATATGCATATGTGAAGTATTTTCCTGCTTAAAAAAGTTATATAGGTGTTATTTGTTTTAATCTTGGTTGTATTATTAGATGTTAACACATCTTGCATTTTAACTGTATTAGGTCATGTAGTATTGATATTAGGTGATTTAATAGTACTAGTTTAAACCtattttagtcattttattttccccaaaatacTACCAGATGctgttgtttagtgtaatttCTTTGCCTGTTCAGTTAAAGTAGTGCTTGCTTGTAGaatatattgtgtatatgttGACTTTAACACTTAAGAAGTACATCCTGTGtaatagaaaaagcaaaataaaacacctcttctaaagaaggaaaaaagtagtTTGCCTATATCAATACAGAAGCTAGAACTAAAGAAAAAGgggagggtgctactggcatctggtgggtggaggGAGATCAGAAATGccactaaacatcctacaatgcacagacaGCCCCACGAAACACATAATTATTTGGCCAAAATGCCAATAGTGCCAGGTGCagggcctcatgcctgtaatctcaacactttgggaggccgaggtgggtggatcgtttgagctcaggagttggacatcagcctgggcaacatggcaaaacccggtctctaccaaaaataaaaaaattagctgagtgtggggcgcacacctgtggtcctagctactcaggaggctgagatgggaggatcactggagctgaggaagtggaggctgcggtgagccgtgatcgagccactgcactccagcctggggtgacagagtaagaccttgtgtcaaaaaaaaaaaaaagagagagaaaggggcaggGGGGCTGGGTGcggggctcctgcctgtaatcccagcactgtgagaggctgaggtgggtggatcacttaaggtcaggagttcaagaccagcctgtccaacatggtgaaaccatcccccggctacttaaaaatacaaaaattagctggggttgcTGGCacagcacctgtaattccagctacttgggaggctgaggcaggagaatcgcttgaacccaggaggtggaggttgcagtgagctgagagaatgccactgcactccagcctaggtaacagagtgagactccgtctcaaaaaaaataaagtaaatgccAATAGTGTCCCTGTTAAGAAACCCTGCTGTAGAAAAAGTAAAAGTTTATAAGAAAGATTCCAGAGGTTTGCAGTACTTATAAACAAATCATTAATGGGCAAGAGGTTGTTTAGATGAAAGAAATGTGTGTGCTCCACCACCCTCATTGCCACTTAACCAGCATGGGTAAATCCAGAATCAGAGGGGTGATCTGGTACTAGCTACATGCCTGACGAGATAAGAGACTACACAAATAGTCAAGGAATCAGTGCTGCTGAGTGTCCCGGCTTTTACTCATTTGTTCATGTCTTGTTTCTGTGACTAGCAactgggctggggttggggggaatTCATAGTGGTATCCTAAATTAGTTTCCCCAGAGTAAATTACTGTGCATCAAAggattagtttttttaaattttgttttaattttgttaaggAAGCTATGAAAGCAGTACAAGAAAACACAGGTGAATATCTTTTATAATCTTGAAGTGGAAAAGGCTTAGTACAAGGAACTATTTGATCacacaaaaatttaaagtatCTATACAGGCAAAACGACAAACCACATCAAACAACAAACtggaaagataaaattataatacCTGTTATAAAGGACCAAATTCCTCCCTATATAGATTATAAATAATAGCATATACAAATTAGTAAATTAATAAGACAACTCAAAAAATGGCAATGGATAGAAATAAGTAGCTCTTAAGAAAATGGGCTTTAATTTTTCACCCAGAAGACTGGCAAAGAGTAAAATTATGATAGCATCCAGTGTCATTCAGAGTGGAAAAATGTCAATTATGAGAGTATAAATTAATTCAATAATGCAAACTCATTGGAGGTCAGctttaatgttcatattttttgaCCCAACATTTCCATTTCTAGGTAATTTTTCATACCCTTGGAGATGCATACTTAACTGGACGCCTAACATTATAAGCAAAGCTGTGTATTGCAGTATTATATGAAAAGGTTAAAACACCCTAAGTGATTAATAGTAGGATACCTTATACATAAGTTGATATGTTAATAAAAATGGATTACTCTGTAGCAGATATAATGAGATTGATATGTATGAACAGATAtggaaaaatgtcaaaaatatataaatttaaaagcaaatagggtgtgatggctcacacctgtaatcccaaattttaggaggctgaggtgggaggatcacttcaggagttcaaggctgccatgagctgtgatcacagcactgcactccaacctgggcaatggagcgagactgtctctttaaaaaaaacaaacaaacaaaaaaacacgaaACAGCAAAATATAGTATAATAATTTgatatcattggtatttttaaatgatgtatcT
The Gorilla gorilla gorilla isolate KB3781 chromosome X, NHGRI_mGorGor1-v2.1_pri, whole genome shotgun sequence genome window above contains:
- the MBTPS2 gene encoding membrane-bound transcription factor site-2 protease isoform X1 gives rise to the protein MIPVSLVVVVVGGWTVVYLTDLVLKSSVYFKHSYEDWLENNGLSISPFHIRWQTAVFNRAFYSWGRRKARMLYQWFNFGMVFGVIAMFSSFFLLGKTLMQTLAQMMADSPSSYSSSSYSSSSSSSSSSSSSSSSSSSLHNEQVLQVVVPGINLPVNQLTYFFTAVLISGVVHEIGHGIAAIREQVRFNGFGIFLFIIYPGAFVDLFTTHLQLISPVQQLRIFCAAMASNEDFCITEDLDIPAEIVELHDINVEPLPMEDIPTESVQYEDVDGNWIYGGHNHPPLMVLQPLFTNTGYGDHDQEMLMLQTQEEVVGYCGSDNQLGNDLEDQLALPDSIEDEHFQMTLASLSASAASTSTQSRSKKPSKKPSGKSATTTEANPAGSSSSEGTRKWEQKQMQVKTLEGEFSVTMWSPNDNNDQGAVGEGQAENPPDYSEYLKGKKLPPEGLPGIDLSDPKQLAEFTKVKPKRSKGEPPKTVPCSYSGCEKMFRDYAAMRKHLHIHGPRVHVCAECGKAFLESSKLRRHQLVHTGEKPFLCTFEGCGKRFSLDFNLRTHLRIHTGDKPFVCPFDVCNRKFAQSTNLKTHILTHVKTKNSP
- the MBTPS2 gene encoding membrane-bound transcription factor site-2 protease isoform X2 translates to MIPVSLVVVVVGGWTVVYLTDLVLKSSVYFKHSYEDWLENNGLSISPFHIRWQTAVFNRAFYSWGRRKARMLYQWFNFGMVFGVIAMFSSFFLLGKTLMQTLAQMMADSPSSYSSSSYSSSSSSSSSSSSSSSSSSSLHNEQVLQVVVPGINLPVNQLTYFFTAVLISGVVHEIGHGIAAIREQVRFNGFGIFLFIIYPGAFVDLFTTHLQLISPVQQLRIFCADFCITEDLDIPAEIVELHDINVEPLPMEDIPTESVQYEDVDGNWIYGGHNHPPLMVLQPLFTNTGYGDHDQEMLMLQTQEEVVGYCGSDNQLGNDLEDQLALPDSIEDEHFQMTLASLSASAASTSTQSRSKKPSKKPSGKSATTTEANPAGSSSSEGTRKWEQKQMQVKTLEGEFSVTMWSPNDNNDQGAVGEGQAENPPDYSEYLKGKKLPPEGLPGIDLSDPKQLAEFTKVKPKRSKGEPPKTVPCSYSGCEKMFRDYAAMRKHLHIHGPRVHVCAECGKAFLESSKLRRHQLVHTGEKPFLCTFEGCGKRFSLDFNLRTHLRIHTGDKPFVCPFDVCNRKFAQSTNLKTHILTHVKTKNSP
- the MBTPS2 gene encoding membrane-bound transcription factor site-2 protease isoform X3 produces the protein MIPVSLVVVVVGGWTVVYLTDLVLKSSVYFKHSYEDWLENNGLSISPFHIRWQTAVFNRAFYSWGRRKARMLYQWFNFGMVFGVIAMFSSFFLLGKTLMQTLAQMMADSPSSYSSSSYSSSSSSSSSSSSSSSSSSSLHNEQVLQVVVPGINLPVNQLTYFFTAVLISGVVHEIGHGIAAIREQVRFNGFGIFLFIIYPGAFVDLFTTHLQLISPVQQLRIFCAEDLDIPAEIVELHDINVEPLPMEDIPTESVQYEDVDGNWIYGGHNHPPLMVLQPLFTNTGYGDHDQEMLMLQTQEEVVGYCGSDNQLGNDLEDQLALPDSIEDEHFQMTLASLSASAASTSTQSRSKKPSKKPSGKSATTTEANPAGSSSSEGTRKWEQKQMQVKTLEGEFSVTMWSPNDNNDQGAVGEGQAENPPDYSEYLKGKKLPPEGLPGIDLSDPKQLAEFTKVKPKRSKGEPPKTVPCSYSGCEKMFRDYAAMRKHLHIHGPRVHVCAECGKAFLESSKLRRHQLVHTGEKPFLCTFEGCGKRFSLDFNLRTHLRIHTGDKPFVCPFDVCNRKFAQSTNLKTHILTHVKTKNSP